A window of Pseudomonas putida genomic DNA:
CTCTTCGTGCGCCTTAACGGCATGCTGCCGGGCGTGGTCGATCGCGCCCTGCGCAAGCAACTGCCGCTGATCCGTCGCTACAGCACCTGGCACAGCAAGGAGTCGAGCAAATGAAACGTCTGATACTGGCCAGCCTGCTGGCCATCGCCCCGTTCAGCTGGGCCCTCGACCAGAACGGTACCCAGCAACTCAACGCAATCCAGCAGCGCTGGGCAGTGATTCGCTACAACCTGCCCGAGGCGCAGCGTGCCGGGGCGTTCGAGGCCTTGGCGGTACAGTCGGCGGCGCTGGTGCACCAGCAACCGGGTTCGGCAGAGCTGTTGATCTGGGACGGCATCGTCAACAGCAGCTGGGCCGGTGCCACCGGCGGGTTGGGCGCGCTGGGCAAGGTGAAGGCCGCTCGCGCCAGCCTGGAAAAGGCCCTGGCCATGGACCCCAAGGCCCTGCAGGGCTCGGCCTACACCAGCCTGGGCGCGCTGTACGACCAGGTCCCCGGCTGGCCGTTGAGCTTCGGCGACCAGGCCAAGGCCGAGGCCATGCTGCGCCAGGCGCTGGCGATCAACCCCGACGGTATCGACAGCAACTACTTCTGGGCTGACCACCTGTACCGGCAAAACCGCTACGACGAAGCCCGCGCGGCCCTGCAAAAGGCGTTGCAGGCACCGCCCCGGCCCGGGAGAGAGCTGGCCGACCAGGGCCGGCGTGGTGAAATCGATGCTTTACTCAAAGCGATCAAGGAAAAACAGGATTAAGCATGCGCCTGCTGCTGGTAGAAGACGACGCCGCGTTGGGGGAGGGGATCTGTGACGGCCTGCGCCGCGAGGGCTATACCCTCGACTGGTTGCAGGATGGCGCCAGCGCCTTGCATGCCCTGTGTCACGAGGAATTCGACCTGGCCATCCTCGACCTGGGCTTGCCGCGCCTGGATGGCATCGAGCTGTTGCGGC
This region includes:
- a CDS encoding tetratricopeptide repeat protein, whose protein sequence is MKRLILASLLAIAPFSWALDQNGTQQLNAIQQRWAVIRYNLPEAQRAGAFEALAVQSAALVHQQPGSAELLIWDGIVNSSWAGATGGLGALGKVKAARASLEKALAMDPKALQGSAYTSLGALYDQVPGWPLSFGDQAKAEAMLRQALAINPDGIDSNYFWADHLYRQNRYDEARAALQKALQAPPRPGRELADQGRRGEIDALLKAIKEKQD